One Stigmatopora argus isolate UIUO_Sarg chromosome 20, RoL_Sarg_1.0, whole genome shotgun sequence genomic region harbors:
- the LOC144065492 gene encoding zinc finger MYM-type protein 1-like isoform X1: protein MMHEKVLNRLQGFRNDLGADGQESVDLEGEVELPQIKEEEPEFPQQQMGDEKLPIKREEDHFTWSLGESMKRDDLGMASEGAESANASAWPQIKEEEPEFPQQQHKKEEQSPIKKEEQNVTGSTGRTEDNLAGANRAAQTVNCSSAEGMQADNVITPPPDGDNMLHDDEGFRNQPPQFEGEEPEFPQDQKREEQLEIKMEEDVTWSTGEESFKIEEDLGRASGGAEPANTSLWPQIKEEAELPQQQKREDQPPIKKEEDVTWSSGELFKSEDDLVMDLVADLLSKPFSRQTFQEKLDIIKKGRSTPKLASLSQPGKGCVRRFQFANYERYPWLTGSEEHCKLYCWECLLFATDRHGVWSNTGFANLSCLTKAATRHQSSAGHLQATVRSKTFGETRVELQFNEQVRRETECHNEKVKKNREILKRLIDCVIFLGKQELSFQGHDASAASPNKGNYVELLSFIAERNTDLHYHLSTNNMFSGTSGKLQNDLITAIAEVMREEIKREVDKAPFVTVMVDETTDASNAAQLALVLRYVTGRGVKERFVRFENVTSGNQANNIAGLIIQFLVENECLGKVVAQCYDGAAVMSSGFNGVQAKVKERAPLALFIHCYAHQLNLVLTQGASKLKESKIFFAHLNGFAAFFLRSPQCTQLLDKICQRRLPRVAPTRWHYTSRVVNTVFEKRDALKELFHHILEHHDEYDEESVRCADDFKACLDDFEFCFLLHTFNGIFEHSVVLFSILQNNKLDVQFCLARVKEFCDTVERERSRYGEIYEATERSAGAPSARRGQVQDPWAHYHQLYDRVLDNIICQTQTRFQDHERLVFVSLLDPQKFREFQLTFPHAAFSSLKQSHGALFDLPRLRTELTVMYAMDDFAGKSPTDLLDFLQQKNLSESMGQLYTLVCLAVTIPVSTASFERTFSVLNRIKTYARNTTGQARLSALALMAIEKNFLTDMKRTDNLYDRVIEIFSRKERRMDFVYK, encoded by the exons gtttcagaaatgatcttggtgctgatggccaggagtctgttgaccttgaaggggaagttgagctcccccaaatcaaagaggaggagccagagttccctcaacaacaaatgggagacgagaaacttccaatcaaaagggaggaagatcatttcacctggtcactagGTGAGTCCATGAAAAGGGATGATCTGGGCATGGCCAGCGAAGGGGCGGAGTctgcaaacgcctcagcatggccccaaattaaagaagaagagccagagttccctcaacaacagcaCAAGAAAGAAGAGCaatctccaatcaaaaaggaggagcaaaATGTCACCGGGTCAACTGGAAGAACTGAAGATAATCTGGCCGGGGCCAACAGAGCGGCCCAGACTGTGAactgcagctcagcagaaggaatGCAAGCAGACAATGTCATCACTCCTCCACCAGATGGCGACAACATGCTTCATGAtgatgaag gtttcagaaatcagCCACCCCAATTCGAAGGGGAGGAGCCCGAGTTTCCTCAAgaccaaaagagagaagagcaacttgaaataaaaatggaggaagatgtcacctggtcaactggtgaggaGTCTTTTAAGatagaagaggatctgggcagggccagtggaggggcggagcctgcaaacacctctttatggccccaaattaaagaggaagcAGAGCTGCCTCAACAGCAAAAGAGGGAAgatcaacctccaatcaaaaaggaggaagatgtcacctggtcatctGGTGAgcttttcaagagtgaagatgatctcgtaatggatttggttgcagatttactgtcaaagccattttcaagacagacttttcaagaaaagctggacatcattaagaaagggcggtcaactccaaagctagcaagcctgtcacaaccgggaaaagggtgtgtccgccgctttcagttcgctaactacgagcgctacccctggcttacgggctccgaggaacactgcaaattgtattgctgggagtgcttgttatttgccaccgatcgacatggtgtttggagcaacactggatttgcaaatttgtcttgtttaaccaaagcagcaacgagacaccaaagctctgccggacacttacaagcaacggtccgctccaaaacttttggggaaacccgagtggagttacagtttaacgagcaagtgcgcagggaaacggagtgccacaacgaaaaggtgaagaaaaatagggaaatcctAAAAAGACTGATTGACTGTGTAATTTTTTTGGgtaagcaggaactttcatttcaggGACACGATgcaagcgctgcatccccaaacaaaggaaattatgtagagcttctttctttcattgctgagagaaacacagatttacattaccatCTGTCCACTAATAATATGTTTAGTGGGACGTCGGGCAAATTACAAAATGACCTGATCACTgccattgctgaagtgatgaggGAAGAGATCAAAAGGGAAGTTGATAAAGCACCGTTTGTCACTGTTatggtggatgagacgacagacgcgagtaacgcagcgcagctcgcactggttctgcgttatgtcacgggcagaggtgtcaaggagcggttcgtcagatttgaaaatgttaccagtgggaatcaagccaacaacattgcaggtcttatcatccaatttttggtggaaaatgaatgtctgggtaaagttgtggcacagtgttatgacggtgcagcagtcatgtcttctggatttaatggggtgcaggctaaagttaaggagagagcaccgttagctttattcatacactgctatgcacatcagcttaatttagtactgactcagggggcctcaaagcttaaagaaagcaaaatatttttcgctcaccttaatggctttgctgcattttttttgagaTCGCCTCAAtgcacacagctgctggacaaaatctgccagcggcgtctccctcgtgtggcaccaacacggtggcattacacatccagagtggtcaatacagtTTTTGAGAAGAGAGatgctctaaaggaactgtttcatcacatccttgAGCATCATGACGAATACGAcgaggagtctgtgcggtgtgctgatgattttaaagcatgtctggatgattttgaattttgttttttgcttcacacatttaatggcatttttgagcattcagttgtgcttttttcaatactacagaacaacaaactggatgtacagttttgtcttgcaagagtaaaggagttttgtgacacagttgaacgcgagaggagccgatacggggaaatctacgaggctactgaacgcagtgcgggcGCTCCGAGCGCGCGAAGAGGTCAAGTGCAAGATCCTTgggcgcactaccaccaactctacGACAgggttctggacaatattatttgccagacgcagaccagatttcaagaccacgaaagactggTATTTGTCTCCCTCCttgacccgcagaagtttcgggaattccagttaactttcccacatgcagccttctccagcttAAAACAGAGCCACGgagcacttttcgatctgcctcggctaagaacagaactgactgtaatgtatgccatggatgattttgcaggaaaatctcccactgatctccttgacttccttcagcagaaaaatctgagtgagagcatggggcagctgtacacattagtgtgtttggcagtgaccatccccgtatCCACTGCTTCtttcgaacggacattttcagtcctaaatcgaataaaaacttatgccagaaatacgacaggacaggctcgactttcagcattagctctgATGGCGATAGAGAAAAACTTCTTGACTGATATGAAACGCACAGATAATCTGtatgacagagtaattgaaatcttctcgaggaaagaaaggaggatggattttgtgtacaaataa
- the abcg2a gene encoding broad substrate specificity ATP-binding cassette transporter ABCG2, with the protein MAGNIKTDIGVMELGQTTTRKVQGAGTSQRGATVSFHNIHYKVKKASGCLCWGKKRSQDILVDLNGIMKPGLNAIMGATGSGKSSFLDILAARKSPAGLSGQVLIDGAHQPSNFKCLSGYVVQDDVVMGTLTVRENFSFSAALRLPSNVSRAVKEQKIEQLIHQLGLSRVADFRVGTQLIRGISGGERKRTNIGMELIIDPPVLFLDEPTTGLDASTANSVLMLLKRMANSGRTIVLSIHQPRYSIYRLFDSLTLLVNGRQVYHGPAQSALDYFSDIGYTCEPHNNPADFFLDIINGESSSLDGEDLDLVLKSRKEIEDKLVEDYKSCPGFKRTKAELERIMEGKDRERSSSNRTVTYNTSFLTQFHWVLKRTFRNLLLNPQTSIAQLAVTLFLALVVGAIFFNVQDDQSGIQNRFGALFFIVVNQCFSSLSSAELFIAERKLFTHESISGYYRISVYFLSKILSDILTLRAFPAILFSCVAYFMIGLKPTAGAFFLFVFTVILVAYTATAMVLAISADQTVVAIANIYMTIACVFMMIFAGLLVNLPSIVSWLAWLKYLSIPRYGLAALQVNEFYGLDFCRGNSSSVPPGTICEGRDFLREQGVDYSSWGLWQNHVALGVMSVCFLTIAYLKLRFINKFT; encoded by the exons ATG gCGGGCAACATAAAAACAGACATTGGGGTGATGGAATTGGGACAGACCACCACGAGGAAAGTCCAG GGTGCAGGCACATCCCAACGGGGTGCTACAGTCAGCTTCCACAATATTCACTACAAGGTGAAAAAGGCTAGTGGATGTTTGTGCTGGGGGAAGAAGAGAAGCCAAGATATCCTCGTTGACCTCAA TGGGATCATGAAGCCAGGTCTCAACGCCATAATGGGAGCGACCGGAAGCGGCAAATCCTC GTTCCTGGACATTTTGGCTGCCAGGAAAAGCCCCGCCGGTCTGTCGGGTCAAGTCCTGATTGATGGTGCGCATCAACCGTCCAACTTCAAATGTCTGTCGGGATACGTGGTGCAG GACGACGTGGTGATGGGAACGCTGACGGTCCGAGAGAACTTCAGCTTCTCGGCGGCGCTCCGTCTCCCGTCCAATGTTTCTCGGGCCGTTAAGGAGCAGAAAATCGAGCAGCTGATCCATCAGCTCGGCCTGAGCCGTGTGGCCGACTTTAGG GTGGGCACCCAGTTGATTCGCGGCATCTCCGGAGGTGAGCGGAAGCGTACTAATATCGGCATGGAGCTCATCATCGACCCCCCGGTTCTTTTCCTGGATGAACCCACTACCGGCTTAGATGCGAGCACCGCCAACTCTGTGCTGATGTTGCTCAAAAG AATGGCCAACAGCGGACGCACCATTGTCCTGTCCATCCACCAACCTCGCTATTCCATCTACCGCCTCTTTGACAGCCTCACCCTTCTGGTCAACGGCAGACAG GTGTACCACGGACCAGCCCAAAGCGCCCTGGACTACTTTTCAGACATCG GCTACACCTGCGAGCCTCACAACAACCCTGCCGACTTCTTCCTAGACATCATCAACGGGGAATCCAGCAGTTTGGACGGAGAAG ATTTGGACTTGGTCTTGAAGTCCAGGAAGGAAATCGAAGATAAATTGGTGGAGGACTACAAAAGCTGTCCAGGCTTCAAGCGCACCAAAGCAGAGTTAG AGAGAATCATGGAAGGAAAAGACAGGGAGCGTTCTTCTTCCAACAGGACCGTCACCTACAACACGAGTTTCCTCACGCAGTTCCACTGGGTTCTGAAGAGAACATTCCGTAATCTCCTGCTCAACCCTCAGACCTCCATCGCTCAG TTGGCAGTCACTTTGTTCCTGGCTTTGGTCGTGGGAGCCATTTTCTTCAATGTTCAGGATGACCAGAGCGGGATCCAGAACAG ATTTGGCGCCCTCTTCTTCATCGTTGTCAACCAGTGCTTCAGCTCTTTGTCGTCGGCTGAGCTTTTCATCGCGGAGAGAAAGCTCTTCAC CCACGAGTCCATCAGCGGCTACTACCGGATTTCGGTATACTTCCTGTCCAAGATCCTTTCAGATATCCTGACACTGAGGGCCTTCCCGGCCATTTTGTTTAGCTGTGTGGCCTACTTCATGATCG GTCTGAAACCGACGGCTGGAGCATTCTTTCTCTTCGTGTTCACCGTAATTTTGGTGGCCTACACTGCCACTGCCATGGTGCTGGCCATCTCAGCCGACCAGACGGTGGTGGCCATCGCTAACATCTACATGACCATCGCTTGCGTCTTCATGATG ATCTTTGCCGGCTTGCTGGTCAATCTTCCCTCCATTGTCAGCTGGCTAGCTTGGTTGAAATACTTGAGCATCCCGCGCTATGGCCTCGCT GCTCTGCAGGTGAACGAGTTCTATGGGCTGGACTTCTGCCGTGGCAACAGCAGCAGCGTACCGCCGGGGACAAT TTGCGAAGGGCGGGATTTCCTACGTGAGCAAGGTGTGGACTACTCGTCTTGGGGTTTGTGGCAGAACCACGTGGCCCTCGGCGTCATGAGCGTGTGCTTCCTGACCATCGCATATCTCAAACTTCGCTTCATCAACAAGTTCACCTAG
- the LOC144065492 gene encoding zinc finger MYM-type protein 1-like isoform X2 has protein sequence MGDEKLPIKREEDHFTWSLGESMKRDDLGMASEGAESANASAWPQIKEEEPEFPQQQHKKEEQSPIKKEEQNVTGSTGRTEDNLAGANRAAQTVNCSSAEGMQADNVITPPPDGDNMLHDDEGFRNQPPQFEGEEPEFPQDQKREEQLEIKMEEDVTWSTGEESFKIEEDLGRASGGAEPANTSLWPQIKEEAELPQQQKREDQPPIKKEEDVTWSSGELFKSEDDLVMDLVADLLSKPFSRQTFQEKLDIIKKGRSTPKLASLSQPGKGCVRRFQFANYERYPWLTGSEEHCKLYCWECLLFATDRHGVWSNTGFANLSCLTKAATRHQSSAGHLQATVRSKTFGETRVELQFNEQVRRETECHNEKVKKNREILKRLIDCVIFLGKQELSFQGHDASAASPNKGNYVELLSFIAERNTDLHYHLSTNNMFSGTSGKLQNDLITAIAEVMREEIKREVDKAPFVTVMVDETTDASNAAQLALVLRYVTGRGVKERFVRFENVTSGNQANNIAGLIIQFLVENECLGKVVAQCYDGAAVMSSGFNGVQAKVKERAPLALFIHCYAHQLNLVLTQGASKLKESKIFFAHLNGFAAFFLRSPQCTQLLDKICQRRLPRVAPTRWHYTSRVVNTVFEKRDALKELFHHILEHHDEYDEESVRCADDFKACLDDFEFCFLLHTFNGIFEHSVVLFSILQNNKLDVQFCLARVKEFCDTVERERSRYGEIYEATERSAGAPSARRGQVQDPWAHYHQLYDRVLDNIICQTQTRFQDHERLVFVSLLDPQKFREFQLTFPHAAFSSLKQSHGALFDLPRLRTELTVMYAMDDFAGKSPTDLLDFLQQKNLSESMGQLYTLVCLAVTIPVSTASFERTFSVLNRIKTYARNTTGQARLSALALMAIEKNFLTDMKRTDNLYDRVIEIFSRKERRMDFVYK, from the exons atgggagacgagaaacttccaatcaaaagggaggaagatcatttcacctggtcactagGTGAGTCCATGAAAAGGGATGATCTGGGCATGGCCAGCGAAGGGGCGGAGTctgcaaacgcctcagcatggccccaaattaaagaagaagagccagagttccctcaacaacagcaCAAGAAAGAAGAGCaatctccaatcaaaaaggaggagcaaaATGTCACCGGGTCAACTGGAAGAACTGAAGATAATCTGGCCGGGGCCAACAGAGCGGCCCAGACTGTGAactgcagctcagcagaaggaatGCAAGCAGACAATGTCATCACTCCTCCACCAGATGGCGACAACATGCTTCATGAtgatgaag gtttcagaaatcagCCACCCCAATTCGAAGGGGAGGAGCCCGAGTTTCCTCAAgaccaaaagagagaagagcaacttgaaataaaaatggaggaagatgtcacctggtcaactggtgaggaGTCTTTTAAGatagaagaggatctgggcagggccagtggaggggcggagcctgcaaacacctctttatggccccaaattaaagaggaagcAGAGCTGCCTCAACAGCAAAAGAGGGAAgatcaacctccaatcaaaaaggaggaagatgtcacctggtcatctGGTGAgcttttcaagagtgaagatgatctcgtaatggatttggttgcagatttactgtcaaagccattttcaagacagacttttcaagaaaagctggacatcattaagaaagggcggtcaactccaaagctagcaagcctgtcacaaccgggaaaagggtgtgtccgccgctttcagttcgctaactacgagcgctacccctggcttacgggctccgaggaacactgcaaattgtattgctgggagtgcttgttatttgccaccgatcgacatggtgtttggagcaacactggatttgcaaatttgtcttgtttaaccaaagcagcaacgagacaccaaagctctgccggacacttacaagcaacggtccgctccaaaacttttggggaaacccgagtggagttacagtttaacgagcaagtgcgcagggaaacggagtgccacaacgaaaaggtgaagaaaaatagggaaatcctAAAAAGACTGATTGACTGTGTAATTTTTTTGGgtaagcaggaactttcatttcaggGACACGATgcaagcgctgcatccccaaacaaaggaaattatgtagagcttctttctttcattgctgagagaaacacagatttacattaccatCTGTCCACTAATAATATGTTTAGTGGGACGTCGGGCAAATTACAAAATGACCTGATCACTgccattgctgaagtgatgaggGAAGAGATCAAAAGGGAAGTTGATAAAGCACCGTTTGTCACTGTTatggtggatgagacgacagacgcgagtaacgcagcgcagctcgcactggttctgcgttatgtcacgggcagaggtgtcaaggagcggttcgtcagatttgaaaatgttaccagtgggaatcaagccaacaacattgcaggtcttatcatccaatttttggtggaaaatgaatgtctgggtaaagttgtggcacagtgttatgacggtgcagcagtcatgtcttctggatttaatggggtgcaggctaaagttaaggagagagcaccgttagctttattcatacactgctatgcacatcagcttaatttagtactgactcagggggcctcaaagcttaaagaaagcaaaatatttttcgctcaccttaatggctttgctgcattttttttgagaTCGCCTCAAtgcacacagctgctggacaaaatctgccagcggcgtctccctcgtgtggcaccaacacggtggcattacacatccagagtggtcaatacagtTTTTGAGAAGAGAGatgctctaaaggaactgtttcatcacatccttgAGCATCATGACGAATACGAcgaggagtctgtgcggtgtgctgatgattttaaagcatgtctggatgattttgaattttgttttttgcttcacacatttaatggcatttttgagcattcagttgtgcttttttcaatactacagaacaacaaactggatgtacagttttgtcttgcaagagtaaaggagttttgtgacacagttgaacgcgagaggagccgatacggggaaatctacgaggctactgaacgcagtgcgggcGCTCCGAGCGCGCGAAGAGGTCAAGTGCAAGATCCTTgggcgcactaccaccaactctacGACAgggttctggacaatattatttgccagacgcagaccagatttcaagaccacgaaagactggTATTTGTCTCCCTCCttgacccgcagaagtttcgggaattccagttaactttcccacatgcagccttctccagcttAAAACAGAGCCACGgagcacttttcgatctgcctcggctaagaacagaactgactgtaatgtatgccatggatgattttgcaggaaaatctcccactgatctccttgacttccttcagcagaaaaatctgagtgagagcatggggcagctgtacacattagtgtgtttggcagtgaccatccccgtatCCACTGCTTCtttcgaacggacattttcagtcctaaatcgaataaaaacttatgccagaaatacgacaggacaggctcgactttcagcattagctctgATGGCGATAGAGAAAAACTTCTTGACTGATATGAAACGCACAGATAATCTGtatgacagagtaattgaaatcttctcgaggaaagaaaggaggatggattttgtgtacaaataa